TGCATGATGTTATAACAATATGTTGGCGAAGTGTTATGTGCGATTATATTGTCCTCTAGAAAGAAGCAAGTGACTGCTCTATTGCCTTAACCGAGGTGTATGGTTACTGGAATCTTGAACTGAACTTTGTTTACACTTCGGTAGCGTTTAGCAGCATTATACACAGCTTAGCAAAATGTGAACCTCTGTGAACACAATCACATTTGTTTATCATACTAGTGCCGAATGCCGAGGGATCATGAATCTAAGTGCAATTCAtgatgttacgagtgtgtattttctgtatattttgttgttaatgaagtaataattattattgggtcacaacgtttagtgttttggaaaataaacatgatgggtcacatttggtataatagatgatccgcaCTTTTGCGATTTTGCAGCAGACTTGTCggggaattatctgcccttgactttcTGTTTGTTTACGTCCGGGAGActgtttcgagggcattctacagtttTGGTGATGGCAGTAAGTGCCcgtactttcgggaaacgactgtacgtaaatatatataaaggctagttacCGTGTTGTGAGCGACACAGATTCACACATTCACCtgactggagtatatcatcaatCGCTGCCAATGCTTCataactgctgtcagaccgctcgcttTGTTTTCATTCTACAGAACTGTTTTTCCCTAGTACTAAGACTTTGGAGAGTTTgctatttgtgacccattgccttagattttgtcgcagttgtattgtatttgaattcTGTATTGTGAtgttgacttgtgactttgtagaacttgctctcattgccttaatacagtatctgaatattttcaaacttgTCTTTCTtcgtgttttgtttctgttcacagggggtttcttacattgtttgtcacggtaaatttttaaccgtaacagtgACAATATGAACAATGTTCCATGTAACAGATCAAACGtgtaaaatatatgtaattCTTCCTTTAGGCAAAATGCTGAAAATGCGCACTAAGGcgtaaaagaaaaacaacaacaaaaagtacCAACACTTTGCTCAGCGTCTTTATAACCAATGTCCCAAATGTCATTGTTTGTGGCAATGCTATGCAAAAACGCAAGAGGTTGAAAGCAAGTATAACATGTATCTGAAAGGATTTTTACAAGACATTTTTGAAAGAATACGTGTTTCAAGACATTTTGTATAATCACTTAGGGATAAATGTATTTCAACCTTGAACCATCGTATAATTAGTTACATTTGCTGCATCTACATGttgtaacatgtaacatgtgaTGAGGACAAACTTTAagaatgaacaacttctttagtCAGGTAAAGCTacgtttcaatacagattctgtTGTAAAGCCAAACAACCATACAAGAATCTCTATCGAAACGTCGCTTGCcttcaataaagaagttgttcaccCATAATGTTTGTCCGTATCTGATtcagcaacttctaaacatgccacaCAAAGAAACTACGGAGATATGTTTCCGTTTTGTtatcattatattttgtgatgaTAACAAGTACAACAACAGGTTACAAACTGCAGTGTTACTGTAAATAATAGGTATAAAATAGTTTCCATATGAATGGTTTGCTAAAGGCAaagtgaaaatgacatttttacaAAAGTGTTGGGGGCACTTTGTTCTCGAAAAGGTGGACGCATCCTGCCCCACCTCTGGCCCGCGTCATAAACATCTACAAAGGTTGGAACTTTGTTCAAGAAATCGGGATGTATGATATTAAGGGACAAACGTTTTCGATGGAATCATCGAAAGTGCACTTGAGATTTCAGGGAGCACACAGAACACGAGATTACCCCACATGACGCCGACAGTGAAGTCATATTGTATGTGTTACAGTGGTCGTTTTCCGAAGTAGCACGCGTGCAGTACTTGTGAAATCAATAGTGTGTTGTAAGATTGTTTTGAACATCTGCAGTGTGTTATTTTCAATGCTTCCGCTTATTCAATTCTTTATGATGTATTTACGATGCGTTTGAATTACAGTGTATGTATCACTTAGTGTAATTCAGATAGCATGCAAATGTGACAGTTTGAAACGtgtcaaaagaaaagaaaaaacattgGGGGACAATGTACTGCATCCAGTCAACTGTAATTGTGGGCACGCTCACATTTGCGAAACATGAAAGCTTCTCCATTGATATTCACTAGCCTTCCGCTGAAGGCATCATCAGTTCTTGATTTAACTCCATTTAAATGTACTAAAATAATTTTTCATCCTTATAACAATACCTATTGCCATGTTTTGTATTCTCTCCGGTAAACATACACCCATTAGTATGGTGTTTTGTTCTGCAATAtaatatgtttttctttcattcaaCGTATTTAACTGATTTTTGCTAAAAGTCAATGAATTGCATTTGACTTGATATTACCGCGAAACGAGTATTTCTGAAGCACGAATGGAGTGTCAAAGTGAAAGTAAACAACACAGGTCAACGTTGCATAATTAACAGTTCATCAGGAAGTATAGATGTACCCAGCCTCACTGTGTTgtacaaatatatttgtcaCGCTTGAACAGGCTACCCGATACCGCTCCAACCAAAAACCTTTTACCTTAATGTGATGTACTTCCGTGTTTCCATTACGTTAATTGCGAGGTCATTCTTCTCCCGCAAACACTTTTACAGGTAAAAGGCGACATTTGATGTAGCAGGCCCAGGCTCCTATCCCGATTGTCTCAAAGCAAGGTTAGTCCCGAGCATCACGACACCAGTTCGGCCACTGAATGTATCTGAGAACAAAGAAACAACTAACCCCAGGTCTGTTCTACAAGGCCTTAAACCCAGTGACAACCTGGATGCGTGTTTGTGGGGTATGCTAGTGATGTCCACTGGAATTTGTATGCCAGGGGCTATGTTAACCACTGCCCTTGTTGTCGGACAAATCGGAgagattgttgttgttgtcgacAGAGCTTTGGGGTGGTGGAACTATTTGATAACAACAatcaattatttcattttctgcaCTACACTGTCGAGCTGTGTTTTTAGTTCTATGATTGGATCCTACCCTCTTTGTTCGGAACTTGATGTGATAAACACACGATGCGTGTGATAATCTGGTCGGGTTCAGTGATGTTGCATATCTTTTGACAGAAGTGTGTGGAGTCTTTGATGTGGAAATTTGCTGTTTGGCCTAGAgtggacagtaaaacagcaaAGATTATCAGCTGTGATGTTGTTGACCTCTTTACCAACGTTCCCACCGAAGAAGCTCTAAAAAAATCCTCCGTCAGCGTATCTCCGACCTGGACCAACCCCCTAATACCAACCTCTCCACAGACTCCAACATCAGCCTCACCAAATCCTGTATAACGTCCACCTACTTCACCTGGGGAGACAACATTTTCGAACAaatccacggtctccccatgggaTTCCCTCTTTCCCCAATTCTCACCGAAATCTACATGACCCATTTTGAAGAAAAAGCCCTGGCCTCCTCCCCTATCCATCCTGTCTGCTGGTTTAGGAAGGTTGATGATACTTTTGTTATCCTCAGGAAAGATCAAGATTCCACCTCACTACTCCAGCATCTCAACACAGAAAACCCCCgtatcaagttcaccatggagacagAAAACGGCAATAAACTCCCCTTCGTAGATGTCCTTGTATCAAGAGACCCCTGCAACAACAAGATCGAAACCGCAGTGTACAGGAAACCCACTCActccgaccagtacatccattTCAACTCCAACCATCCCCCTAAAATCAAGCCTGGTGTCACATCTACCCTGACAAGACGTGCCAAGAATATTTGCTCCAGCAACGACGACATACAACAGGAACTCAGCCACTTACAACATGTCTTTACCAACTTCAACCAGTATCCATATAACCTAGTCAAGAGGACCATCTCCACCACGCTCCAGGACAATCCCAAACTGACCAAGCAAGAAAGCGCCCCCATTAGAATTACCATTCCTTACATTGGCAAGACCTGTCATCAAATTAGCAGACTCCTTAAACACCAAGCAGGCATCGACACCATCTTTTCTGGCTCACCAACCCTAAGGACCATCCTCCAAGCCAATGGCCGTAACCTACCCTTCAGCATGCAGCCCCCAAAAAGAGTGATTTACAAGATCAACTGTGAATGTGGCGATTCATATATAGGTGAAACCTCCCGCCCTGTTGACACCCgcataaaagaacacaaatcCTCTACAGCCAAGGTAGACAGCAAATCGGCCCTCTCGACCATCAACAAAAATTCCCCGGTCATTACATCATGTTCGACGAATTCGAAGTCCTGTCAACCACAAACCAGGACTTCACAGAAAGGAAACTGTTGGAAGCAACCGAAATCCGGCGccacaaacctttgatcaatAGAGACCAAGGATACTACATACCATCGGCCTATGAAGAACTGATCAAACCATAGACTATCTAAGCATAGTGTCTGTTTCTTGTTACTACTCATCCCACtcattggcttcatcactaGTGCTCATTGTTGTTTTAGCTCCCGACTGGGCTCCTCCAATTATGTACCACTAGTTTACTCTATCACATACcgttgttaatgttaatccgctgtttgacgcaacataccatgtatataagCTTCTCATTATTTGGTTGCATTCACATTTAGGTTGAAAACGATGTAAggatctacatcgaaacgtcgttcaacgtaataaacaagaaggtgtaatccataaagctgtatgtttcatttttaactcaccaacttctagaatgaaAGAAGGACTAAATAATAGCTGGTTGTCGGTCTGAGTATAACAGGATTTTTTCATGTCAAGTTTCTCAGTTTAGGTCTGTGCTGGCTTCCTGATGATGTGGTCGAAAAGTTTGTTTCAATGAACCTGAAATAGACATTTATATTGACGGCACGAATATAGCCACATAGCACCGGGATCATCACTCTTAGCTTGGCCTGCTTCTTGCCCTAGTCCAGTCAGCCAAGGAGGTTATGTAACGTGAGAAACAGGTGGTCACACAGAAAGAATGTAATCAAATCTCACCCCGATGGTAGAATTAGCACGTGATTTAACGCAAAGAACGGGGCTATTGGATAACTAATGAAATGCGTCGATGATATATCAAGTCACACTAAAAGGTTCTGACTGAAACAGTTGCATTGTTTAAGGACATGTCATTCGGAGAACGGGTGAGGGTTATTATCAATCACTGCCTGTCGTCCTTTATGTTCTGTTATGTGTCACAACATTATTCATGTGACAGAAAATTGTTCCTCACAATGTTTTGGCGAAAGATCTTTGATATCGGGTCTTTCCTGCATCCCACTTTGGCATACACGGTTCAGTCTACGGGTTATGTACCTCTACGTGGTTCCTCTTGCGGACGTGTGACAATAAATGGTTGCACGTGTACTCGATTTATTCAGTGTGTTATGCATCGTCTGGTCCTTGGCAGTCATGAGGGAAGAGGTAATAGTGAATATTTGTTGTAtttatgtgacgttaaatcctACCCAGTAGAAATAAATAATAGCTCGTCGCCTGAATGTAGTTAGGACGCCTTCATGTCAGGTTTCTCAGTTTAGATTTGATCGGATCACACGCACCCTCTCCTTTTCAACATTAACAATGACAGGAGCGACTAATCTATCAAGTGTTCGCCAAACACACATTAAAGTCATAAACAGTTATTTGTAAATGACCTGAAAATATCATTGATGTTTTAAGAATATTGCATCTCGTTGCAATGCTCTTCAGTACATGATAAAGATCCCAACAGACAACCTCAGTGAGACAACCATGAGAGCAGTGAGCAACAGGATAATAATCTCGACGGAAATGAGATTTTAGTGTTCTCCATCTGTGTATTGGGTGTGTGTCAGTTTCAATAAAGGCATCACGCTAATGTTGTGAATACATGCCACTGGGGACTAGTGTTTCTACACCTAACAGTTTTTGCCCATGAACACATAGTCACAGAAGTGTTTTCTAAACCAGCCTATCAGAATCAGTTACTTTTTATTTTCATGAGCTTAATGGCACTATTGACTTGTCTAAAACGTAGTTTGTAAATCACTGTATTAAGTCATGCATGTAAGTTAGAAGTAATCTTTTGTTACACAATACAACAAATACGTTGTCGCTTTATATCTGCATTTAGATTAATGCGGATTGTGATAACATTTTGTATTATTCTGCATTCGCTGAGCTGTAGATTTTGAGATTATGCCCGTTACAGTGAAAAGTGGTGCTATATAATGATTGTATTTGTCATAGGTGACCCACTTCACAAGCCTGCTAACTGGAACAACAATTGGTTACAACGTGCATGGCCTCTTTACAATTAGCCCACCGACTGTCCTCAGTGTAAGTTGAGCTTTCCATTTTAGCCAGACAGACTGGCGGTTAAATAAAAATGGAATGTCTGAAAAAACAGATATTAATAGGAAACTGTGGTTAGTTCTTTCGGTCCCGCCTCAGCTTTTAACAAATCGCGTCGtaatattgtaaaatattgtaACATTGCCTAATGttatagattttgaagatctcCTGTGGTCTGATGGTAGTTGTCAAACGagcacatgctcatgatatcatgtTTAATTATACAGTTGACTCTGTTTTTGACAGAAATTTCTAATGGGTTGGGAGAGGGTTTTGTCTATTCTATTGAGAAGAAAAAAATGTTCTCTCTGTCGATcacttgcttgaaaacggtgCTCTCACTGTAATGAACgaattgttcatccatatattgatCACCCGTTTATCACTCAGTCACTCCCTCACtaattcactctcactcacgCATATAGTGTTATCCTTCCTTACTATCCTAGATTCCTCAGAAAGACGTTAAGAAGTATGAAGTATCTAACAAAATTAAAAAGCAGTAGTATCCTGATATTCGTGACCAGGACGATATCTCTGTCAGGATATAACTGGGTTGACGTGCTGTGAACAATTATTGTTTCAGATTGTTGGAACCTTGGTGACGTACATTGTGGTGGTTCTGCAGTTTCGAACATCGGACTGTCGGACAAGTTCTGACACCTTGTGCCAAGATCTGGTGACTAATGTTACTTCACTTTTGGAAGTTATGCGAAATGCAACATCACGCTGTTAACATGGGTGTTCTAATTAATAGAACCACTGATAAAACACAGGTTTCTATATGTATTCTTAGGCTAAATCACTGAACAAGCTGCAGCTTTCTGAAGTTATAAAGCTGATAACCTCTGAGTTGCTATAGTAGTGTTGTACTACtatcaaattgaaaaaaatacatctttCTCAGAACCTCCTAATGGTTCGCTCATCAAGCCGAAGacctggtttcgattccccatgtggatGCGATATGTTAAGCCcaattctcactcactcactctcacaacTTCATGTTTTTGGCGGATTCTGAAATGTTAGAAGTCTAACCGTCTATATTTATGTACAGTAGAAGTTTTTTCTTTGGCATTAGTTGGTGATAAGTTTAATCATCATCCATAATCCATACTCATTAGCCATATCTTCAACAAAATGATAATAAACTCAATTTAGTATTGACAGTTTGTAATAGATCTGTTTGTCACGATAAGCAATATACGATATCGTATTTTTGTCTGCCGTTGTTAGTTGACTATGTTTGGATTTGTTTGACTGAAACCTTTCTCCTCAGTCTGTAAAATAACTTCTGTATGTAATCACCTGTGATATTTCGCAATCCAACTTTCATAAATGTACGCGTTGTTCCCACTGCAAAATTTCAGTAATCAATTGTTAGTTACATGCCTGCTTCCCTCAAGCCTATCATCTGCCATCGAGAAGCATCCGTGCCATGTTTGCTGTGTAATGACGTGTACAAGACCTGTAACCAACCTTGCAACGTGCAAGTCGCGAGTTCCTTCCAAGATTTCACAATCCACGTACAGCATGACATCTGGTCTCATTCTGTTGATTGTGTTTGGAATAAGGTGTTGTGTATCTTTACATGTACAAACAGAATGGGTACAAATCTAATTATCTACGAATAAATTATCATATATATGCTTGGTTGCTGAATTTTTCACCATCAGTATATATGCATTAGTCTGAAATGTTTTGTCAATATCTGGGGTCAAGTGAAGGGCCCCTAGAATCTAGTTTGTTGTTGATTAAGGACATGGCATACATTTacagtggaagtcgcggtggctgagcgggctaggcggctgactttgtgtgctggcgatcaggtacctgactttgagggtgtgggttcgaactGGGTAACTGGTGTGAACATTGAAAGTTGTCCTTTTCTGCACTAATTCTATTTTGGAAGTGTCATCTATATATTGAGTGTATTGTTTTACAGAATGATATTCGCTGATTTTATGAATGTTCTAAGGTAAAACAACCTGGactgaaaacatttttctgTGCCAAGTTGTTTCAgtaacaggagtgagtgagtttagtttaacgccgcactcagtaatctCCCAGCTACATggaagcggtctgtaaataatggagtctggattAGACAGTCCAGTGAACAAGAGCATCTGCGCgtttgtgaaccgatgacaggtgtcaaccaaatcagcgagcctggccacccaatGCCGTTAGCCGcctttgacaagcatgggttactggagaccaGTATCCTAATATCCGGTAATACAGCTGAAAATATCGAGTGgggtgttaaacaaacaaaaagaaacaaatacacacatttcCATAATGTAGTGAGAATCGTGCAATCGAGTCTGCATTTGGCAAAGATTTCTTGTGGATTTGGTGGTTTCATTTTACAACGTTAGACAGCAAACATGAAGTGAGTTCCCTGGTGACTATTTACAGTCACATCGGTTAAATGTTTGAACTATGCCCTGGTGATATAACATTTACCTCGGttatatgtcagccatatcgtgactaaatcaaATGATAGATTTACAAAGATTAATAATAAATCATcaactgtcaacgaaggaagAAAAACAACtggattatcacagatattaagGTAAACAAGTAATTTTAACTAAAATAAGCTCAACAGTACATGATGACACAATATAAAATGTAGATtatggattgccaacaactgaaggtagatctcaGCATTAGGAACAATGGGGTGTTACTGCACCTTGGCTACCAGCAAGGATCCTACCTGCATTTACACCATTGTAGGAACATTTAGCAGAAATGTTTTaataacaaacattttacattttgaaagtttaaattttactttgaaagtttccggacttatgtaccctcgcaggagaacaataattttacaatactttaaggATATCCTTTGAGGATACAaccacaaataaataaaaacgcAGTAGCTAATTTGTACTACATTAAAACAATTTCACTTCTAAATTTGCAAAAGATATTGtacaaaattaaaagaacatacCAAACGATAATTTACATTTCAAGAAAAAAGCTTGACTGCTAACATACTGAAATATCCccttttacaatactttaactcTCTTCGAGGATACAACACTGACCATCTAAGCTGCAACTCAAACTCTGCCATCTGCACagtataaaaatatgaaaaggtatcaattttcttttaaaaattcacAGATTAAATGAGAAGCATCTTGATTTAAAAGACCCCTCATTGTTTTGGGTTGAGTCACATCgtcattattccagccatatagtgacgaggtCAACACAGCTCCAGACATATATGTTCATTACATTAAAGCAGAAAATGAGACGTCTGCTCACTCGTTTCATAATGCCAGTCTCCTGCTGTCGAAAAGTCAACGTACTCAAGCAGCAAGtgcttgatggtgaacacttAATCGCAAGAGACACAtgtggccagtacgacatcgctGTAAAACTACATCATCACGTTTTGACTAACAACACAAGTTGGTATAACTAATCGTTCGCTTCGATTAATGAAGTCGGTCTCTTCCTACTTGTGTGTTCCACCTTGATATAAGGTTTGAAATCTCTGTACGGGATTAGCAGTGCAGAAACGTGAGCAGACAGcagtaaatgaaatgtagtACCCGTCGTGTGCATCTCAAGAACCCATTAGGCAGTTTGGGGGAATTCTAGTGTAAGCAACCTCACAAATAAACcatttgtttttcatcaaaaatcacttttcatatttatcaatgaaaatgtatatatctGAACATGgatgcagcgatgtcatagcattgtgacgtcatggcgTTGTGATGTCATGTAATGATGATGTcagatcattgtacaaaatctactgttaaAATGATATCGCCTAGAAGATATTGATTGATCTCATACatgcgatatctcctgtggaacacagttttgaatGATGAAAAATATTCCACGGTGCTTGATGTAGTCCAGTAAATACTCTTTACACCTTtcaccaatgtggggaatcgatcccagGTCTTCCgcgtgactagcgaacactttaaccacaaggctacttaACCGCCATCTCCATGTTatggaattacacacatcactaGGCCCACGAAAGACGTATATCCAAGGT
The window above is part of the Haliotis asinina isolate JCU_RB_2024 chromosome 1, JCU_Hal_asi_v2, whole genome shotgun sequence genome. Proteins encoded here:
- the LOC137273816 gene encoding uncharacterized protein, which encodes MTHFEEKALASSPIHPVCWFRKVDDTFVILRKDQDSTSLLQHLNTENPRIKFTMETENGNKLPFVDVLVSRDPCNNKIETAVYRKPTHSDQYIHFNSNHPPKIKPGVTSTLTRRAKNICSSNDDIQQELSHLQHVFTNFNQYPYNLVKRTISTTLQDNPKLTKQESAPIRITIPYIGKTCHQISRLLKHQAGIDTIFSGSPTLRTILQANGRNLPFSMQPPKRVIYKINCECGDSYIGETSRPVDTRIKEHKSSTAKVDSKSALSTINKNSPVITSCSTNSKSCQPQTRTSQKGNCWKQPKSGATNL